From one Octopus sinensis unplaced genomic scaffold, ASM634580v1 Contig12060, whole genome shotgun sequence genomic stretch:
- the LOC115229172 gene encoding dynein regulatory complex subunit 5-like, whose product MTNLDAIQFTKCLAVYRNLELLHIHRSSLNDDKCKLILTNINAHPNLKILDLSYNNIGPKGCRAIAKLIKGSNVLEKIDLTFNKIGTEGAKAIAKVLSDNDISLKKLILRLNQIEDNGGIAIFEALAKNTSLEVLDISSNYLSFSVAQSLSNALENNCIIKHVMLANNKLTLDGGKLLRDSLDKNKTLLSLEVDGSDCGHEIEYALEKIIDRNRQSQGIAGII is encoded by the exons ATGACTAATCTTGATGCTATCCAATTTACAAAATGTTTGGCAGTTTACAGAAATTTGGAATTATTACATATTCACCGTAGTAGTCTTAATGACGACAAGTGCAAGCTTATACTGACAAATATAAATGCTCATCCGAACTTGAAAATACTTGATTTGTCATATAACAACATCGGCCCAAAGGGCTGTCGAGCAATTGCAAAATTAATTAAAGGATCAAATGTTTTGGAAAAAATCGACTTGACATTCAATAAGATTGGAACTGAGGGGGCCAAAGCCATAGCCAAGGTTTTGTCCGATAACGACATTTCATTAAAAAAGCTTATTCTTCGTCTTAATCAAATTGAGGATAATGGCGGAATTGCCATTTTTGAAGCTCTAGCAAAGAATACTTCATTGGAAGTGTTGGATATATCTTCTAATTACTTATCATTTTCTGTGGCTCAATCTCTAAGCAATGCCTTAGAAAATAACTGCATAATAAAACATGTGATGTTAGCCAATAACAAATTAACTTTG GATGGGGGAAAGCTGTTGAGAGACAGTCTTGATAAGAACAAAACACTTTTGTCTTTGGAGGTAGATGGATCAGATTGTGGACATGAAATTGAATATGCGCTTGAAAAAATAATTGACCGAAATCGTCAATCTCAAGGAATAGCTGGAATCATCTAA
- the LOC115229175 gene encoding transforming growth factor beta-3 proprotein-like: protein MKIVFILYYFVNFISTDTDWKTFIEQEKQKIFDGLGILEAPEYHKIKEIEKQQFSKLLRNHGIKKRNSQTCDEYNCCVTARKVTFEEIGLEWIISPSSYLAQECEGPCSIKNLNYTPPLKTYLRILHKKSCCVPYEFEDMNVVIMNGSRPQFKQIKDLLATKCRCV from the coding sequence ATGaaaattgtgtttattttatactattttgttaatttcatatcaACGGATACTGATTGGAAAACTTTTATTGAGCAAGAAAAGCAAAAGATTTTCGATGGTTTGGGAATATTAGAAGCTCCagaatatcataaaataaaagaaattgaaaaacaacAATTTAGCAAATTGTTGAGAAATCATGGTATTAAAAAACGGAATTCTCAAACCTGTGACGAGTATAATTGCTGTGTGACCGCACGAAAAGTTACATTTGAAGAGATTGGTTTGGAATGGATTATTTCTCCATCCTCATATTTGGCGCAAGAATGTGAAGGACCGTGTTCAATTAAGAATTTGAACTATACTCCTCCTCTAAAAACTTACCTACGAATTTTACATAAAAAGTCATGTTGTGTTCCATATGAATTTGAAGATATGAATGTCGTAATCATGAACGGGTCTCGACCTCAATTCAAGCAAATCAAGGATCTTCTTGCAACAAAATGTAGATGTGTTTAG
- the LOC115229171 gene encoding pre-mRNA-splicing factor ATP-dependent RNA helicase DHX15-like, with product MSRKRLDIGFHRSDQRAEVNYNNNNRREFYQDRHTKRQRQEMSNPLTGRPYNTHYYDLLSTRMKLPVFEYKEKVLDLINKHQIVCLVGETGSGKTTQIPQWCVTWIRSNCPPRMKVACTQPRRVAAMSVAARVAEEMDVEVGKEVGYNIRFEDCTSPNTILKYLTDGMLLREAVSDPLLEAYGIIVLDEAHERTLATDILMGLLKEIAKQRPQLKILIMSATLDCGKFQEYFNNAPLVTIPGRLFPVEIFYSPEPESNYLDSAINSVIQIHMCEETSGDILLFLTGQEEIDEACKAIQSEVSKLGPNIGKINCIPLYSTLPPNLQQRIFEPPPESKKGIGRKVVVSTNIAETSLTIDGIVYVIDPGFSKQKLYNPRIRVESLLVSEISKASAKQRAGRAGRTKPGKCFRLYTENTYINGMQENTYPEILRSNLSSVVLQLKKLGIDDLVHFDFMDPPGLLFLVYFLSAGNIDASIGDVELPGSHRR from the coding sequence ATGAGCCGCAAACGTTTAGATATTGGATTTCATCGCTCCGATCAACGTGCGGAAgtaaactataataataacaatcgccGTGAATTTTATCAAGATAGACATACTAAACGTCAGAGACAAGAAATGTCAAATCCTCTAACAGGACGTCCCTATAATACTCATTACTACGACCTACTATCAACCCGAATGAAACTCCCTGTATTTgaatacaaagaaaaagtcctcgATCTTATTAATAAACATCAAATTGTATGTCTTGTGGGAGAAACTGGTTCTGGAAAGACCACTCAGATTCCCCAGTGGTGTGTCACGTGGATCCGTTCAAATTGTCCTCCCAGAATGAAAGTGGCTTGTACACAGCCTAGAAGAGTGGCTGCAATGTCAGTGGCAGCCAGAGTGGCAGAGGAAATGGATGTGGAAGTCGGAAAGGAAGTTGGATATAATATTCGATTTGAAGACTGTACATCTCCAAAtactattttgaaatatttaaccgATGGAATGCTGTTGAGAGAAGCCGTTTCTGATCCACTGTTGGAAGCTTATGGAATAATTGTGTTGGATGAGGCACATGAGAGGACACTGGCCACGGATATTCTGATGGGATTGCTCAAAGAGATTGCAAAGCAGAGACCTCAGTTAAAAATCCTTATAATGAGTGCTACGTTGGATTGTGGCAAATTTCAGGAATATTTCAATAATGCTCCACTTGTGACAATTCCAGGAAGATTGTTTcctgttgaaatattttattcgcCTGAGCCAGAATCCAACTATTTGGATTCTGCCATCAATTCTGTAATCCAAATCCACATGTGTGAGGAGACCAGTGGAGATATTTTACTTTTCCTAACAGGCCAAGAAGAAATTGATGAAGCCTGTAAAGCAATTCAATCAGAAGTGAGCAAACTTGGACCAAATATTGGCAAAATTAACTGCATTCCACTTTATTCTACTTTGCCGCCGAATTTACAGCAAAGAATATTCGAGCCACCTCCCGAGTCAAAGAAAGGGATTGGAAGGAAGGTGGTTGTGTCGACAAACATTGCTGAGACTTCTTTAACGATAGACGGGATTGTGTATGTGATAGATCCGGGGTTTTCCAAACAGAAGTTATACAATCCGCGGATTCGAGTTGAGTCGCTTCTTGTATCTGAAATCAGTAAAGCAAGTGCAAAGCAGAGGGCTGGAAGGGCAGGTCGAACTAAGCCCGGGAAGTGTTTCCGTCTTTATAcggagaatacatatataaatggaatgCAGGAGAATACATATCCAGAGATTCTCCGATCGAATCTCAGTTCGGTTGTGCTTCAGTTAAAGAAGCTTGGAATTGATGATTTGGTTCATTTCGATTTCATGGATCCTCCtggtttgttatttcttgtttatttcctCAGCGCCGGAAACATTGATGCGAGCATTGGAGATGTTGAACTACCTGGCAGCCATCGACGATGA